The genomic window TCTGACCTCCGTGATCTGTATCGGAACTTACGTCAAACAATATGTCACTGAATTCTGCAGCACTCGATACTTGAGAGTCGATGGTAGCTGACCAGTTCTCCTGGCAGCCCGGCCTGGGTGTGGCGCCACGCGACGTCGCCGGCGTACCGCTCGAACACGCAGATCACATTCAGAGCCTTCACAGGTTTGCCGTCCTGGTTGACGTAGTAGCCGTCCATGTAGGCCGCGTTGGCCGGGCAATCGCTGCCGGGCTGGAGCGGGAACGCCGAGGTCCCCAGGCCGAATTCGCCGGCGTCCATGAATGTGTGGAAGTACCACTCCTCCTCCGGGTCCATGTAGGGCACGAAGACCTCCGACACGAAGCCGCGGTAGAGCACCCGCCGTCGCTGGCCGGCGTCGGCGTCGTGGACCGAGGCCAGCGAGATTACCGTGCCGGCGCGCATGTCGAAGCCCACATGGAACTCCCAGTTGGCCCATCTGCAGTCGCGCACGCAAGTAGAGTAGTGCGATGTCAATGTCAGCGGAATTGGTCAAATATTGGAGAATCAACAGGATTTGCATTCTCTTTGGATTATAGCTATGTCTTCTACGTCAATCATTCTTTTAGAGGCTTAGGAAATGTTTTAATCACACGAAATTTCACAGGAACTTTGATGGACTTTGACAGAAAACAGTTTAGTTACCACAATAATCAAGGAAAATCATTGTATAGTTTGGATTCCATAATTGCTTTCTGGCAAACAATatgtttgccaaatatgcttTTGATTTCACTCTTGTTCATAGCTAAATTTCAAATACAATTATACATACCTTGTCATGTACTTCTATATAATTTTAGAGGAGTTATCTCGGAGATATGGTATTTTGCCGATCATTTTCTTTGTAGCGGAACATGGTTTCCATTATGAATAATAACTGAAAAGGGGGTGTACCgttaaaaaaaacagagaggaAAGATTGTATCTTTCCGCCACTGACATGACCCTAATAATAGGATATTGGGCTTCCAAACGTGCGATTTGCTGACCTTTCGAACTAAATCTTCTTCAAGGTAGCTTGTTCCACTACTAGGTTCCATTCTAGTTAGATGCTCTAATCTTTTGTGCAGACACAAAATTGACAAAATGAAAATTACAATCGAAGCCATGTGAAAATTCTCGAACTATTCCTGCCTGATTTATCTaatctctcactcactctcttgaTTCTTGTCCTCCATGGCAATTCCCCTGTCGTTCCCATCGCCAAGACACCATGCTTGATCGCCTAAGAATTCTACGAATATGCTCAGCATGGTCGACATGGAGGTCCCCAATTCCCGCATCGTCGATGGGTGACGAGGCTGGCAATCGGGGATCCGTCTGTTCCGCCTTCACCCAGAGCATGCTCACCGGTCAACCTTGTTTGACCAGACATCTTCGGAAGATAGGAAATTGTGCAGCGGACACCGGAGGTGAGGGGGGTACCGGACCTGTGGTGTTTTGGTTTGTAAGGTAGTAAAACTTGGTGATGTTGCCTTAACCATCACCTTCATGTGGTAGATCTGATGCATTTGTAGTGATTTTAGTGGCACCATTTCAATCAGTGGCAAATCTAGAAAATTCTCACGGGTGTACCCATTCCACATCGGGTGCATACAATTGCAATTTCCAGTACAACATATGCACTACATCACAGGTCTAATAAAATTAAGGTTGAAACAAAGCAAACTGCAATACAACTTCTTACATGAATATAAATTGCAATGTTTGCAAAATTCTTCTTTAAACTATGTCAATATCTAACTGATTTCGATTTTTCTTGGGCGTGCCTGAGCACACCTGGGGACCTACTGGATCCACCCCTGCTTGCAGTTAGCCTGTTTACATTGCTCAATATGCAAAGTTAACTGAAAACAGTAGTCAAAATGATTTTTCCCAATTAccctcctttccttttcttctagGGGTTATTTCTGAGTAATCTATTCCAACTTAGTTTGTTAAGTCTAGTTTTCCCTCATGACACTAATTGTGGTTACCAATTCATTGACAGGTACAACTGAATAATCCTGCAATTTAAGCAAACAAATGGGAGTAGGTTGATAGTTGCACATTCGTATGAAACTCGATCACCCACTGGTTTATTGGTGCAAGTGGCTTTACATTTAAGTTATTATTGGCCGGTCCTTGCAATCACAAAGGAATAATATAGTAATATATTCTCAATGACAGCGTGCAATCCGTTCGACAGACAAGTTGCTATGAATATCGTCAGCACTGGGAGTCGACGACCAAGCTAGCTCCTCTGGGATTGGGTTCCGCGGTGCCCGGACAACGTTTCTAAAGGCAAAGTCTATGCACCGTTCGTATTTAAGTATATGCACGGGCCAAATTTTTATTGCGAAATGTAAAAACAAATACTTGGCAATCTAAGAACCGCGAGTTTGTGATCTAGTTGACTTGTATGAAACCATGTGGGTGCTTCACAAGGCACGGGAAAGGTCCCTTGTGTTATGATTCTTCATACGGCGCGTAACTTAAATCAAGTTGAGGGCACTTACCTGACAACGTGACCGTCCATGTGGAAGCCCCTGCCCTCGGGCTGAACCACCACGCCGGGTGCCGCCGCTGGCCCGGTGAACAGCGGCGCAATCTTCTCTGCCCGGTAGTCGGTCCCCTCCTCCTTCGGCACCGGGGGCGCGATCCTGTCCGTGTACCCGACGATGGTCATCCGCTCGAGGTCCACCACCAGCGTCACGCCCTCCAGTGGCCGCGCGTAGAAGTTGGCCGTCTCGCCGGCCACGAAGCATTGCATCTTCGCCACCCTTGCGCCGCCCCACCTCTTCTCGCTGCTGCCGAACCATCCCTTGGAGAACACCCCGCAGCCAACTTCGCTTATGTTCAGCCCACGCCGTCGCACGGATTCCACGAAGGGAGGATACATGGGTGCCAGCGCCCCCGCTGCGATCTGCTCCTCGACCGTGAACATCGGGAAGCCAGCGCCACCGTGGATAGAATGCGAAAGGACAGAGGGGGTGGAGACGTGGGTGACGTCGACACGGAGCTCGTGGGACTGGCCGCCAGCTCGGGCGATGACGAGCGCGAATCGCGGTAGGATGGGGCTGTGGGATGAGGCGGTCGCGTAGGCGTAGGAGAGGACGTCGGGCTTGTCGGGCTCATCGAGGCCGACGTAGTGGAAGGTGAGTGGCCGGGAAGGGACGAATGGGGAGGCAAGCACGGCTGCTCTAACGGCAGTGAGCTCCGCTGCGGAGAGGGGGTCCAGAGGGTGGGGGTGGGCATGGGGAGAGGCTGCCACCTCGTCGCTGGTGGCAGATAGGGTGACAAGGACCAGAGGAAGCAATGCGAGTAGTGGCATTTGGGCCATCAGCAGCCGTGAGGAAAGCAAGGGGCCGGTGGAAGGCTAATATAGCAGGGAAGTGATTGGGACATGTTTGGTTCATGGCCGCAAGTGGAGATAAAAGTGTTAGATACCCTATATTTGGGTATTGCTATCTGACATATGATTCTTTCAATTGGTGATGCTATTTTTTGGGTTGTAATGAGCTATTTGATTATCTTATAATTCATAAGTTGTGTTATTACATAATTTAATTTGCTCTTAAATATACATCGTTGTATTCGGTGACTTGGTTTACAATAACTCAGAATGTAATAGATGTCTGCATAATTCAGAAACCGTAGTTGCACATTTGCTTGTGCGTGTCGTACATGGACGATTGCTAGTACTCCTATAAAATGCACGAGTTATAGCAGATTCGAGTGATCTCCACTGTCCATCTGAGTTGATCAAACAGTCACTATGCAAAATTAGACCACATTCCTCCTTCCAAAAATAAATTCAATCTCCATTTATTTACCTTCTATACCTAAACGTCTAATATTTGCCTTCCACatattccaaaaatacattcaatctctcattatttatcttccatacctAAACGTTCAGTATTTGCATTCCATACATTCGCTGATGGGTTTCTCAAGAGGGTGTGCGCCTCCTGCACTTCGCCTGCAACGACGGCTTTTTGGAGGGGGTGCACCACCGCCTGCATGTCTCCTACACTGCCGTCTACCACGGAGGTCGTCTCTATCGTGCAATCTTTACACCATGGTACTATACGAGAATTGTTTTCATCCCTCATAAATTGGTCAACATCTTGATCATCCTCACAACGCTGCTATGGACAGCCAACACTAGACGACACGGTCCCCTCCACCCTCATGTCCAGTACTCGCTATTCTGCTACCTCTTGAAATTAAATGATCATGTTGTAAATCtgcaaatctctcttttgttatgctatGTTATTTTACTTCTTCGGATTGCTATATCCTGTATTGATTCCATATGTGTAAAACACGTGTGCAGTTGCTAGTAAAGAGAATAGAAACAGTTCAACATTTACACATAAAAGTAGATAATTTACTACTATATTATGATCTGACCAAATAGTATGCTAATTAATCATCGAGATATCTTCCTTATCTCTCATCGATGCTACAAGATCCATAAAGGCATCACAATGCGGAAACAAACCATTTAAATACAGCAAATAACCAttcattacacttaggggcatagtatAGCAAAACATATTAGCATGAAGATACCAACGAAACTTTAATTGGTGGCTTAGTGATGTTGAAATCCTTTACTAACCCATGTCTTACGTGTTTtcaggctacttcattaaaccaagctctgataccatgctaTTAGGAACCGATCAaatagtattcaaattaatcatcaggatgatcatttgcttaatcatgacCATGATCATTAACTgaaatatcatcccggtagtcccggcacgtattTTGTAACTAAGATAGGAACACATGACTttacaacatataacatcacaataaagtTTAAGAAGGAGCGAGTAATTGAAATTATGCTACAAGCATTAGAGTAttatcatttacaataatttacaataaaagattaaagaaactacgtagcggaaaAATAACACCTACTAACACCAAAAGCTAGATGAAGCCATATGCTGTTAGgatccacccaaaagcacgccacacgagtagcttgcactactcattccagCCATCTACAACAgcggacgtgaagtagccaaacacgagctcctcctcatctatggaacctaaaagagcagcatgagtacaaaggtactcacaagacttaatccataataggtacatataaataacccgactccaatgATTATGCATTTTAGTCATTAGGAAGGAGTAGGCCATagggttaagtaaattcatatgcataagtaacctaacatctatgtgtgagcttCTATACTTAACTAAAGGCACATCTACCCTACAACATCAACATGCAtataaatgtaaaaggaaccatctcatgtaatcaataatcctcaacaaTCAAGCCCAACATACCATGCTATATCCCCAAATACGGAAAGTCTATgattgatgcggatggacagaagcatactcatgatcGAGAACgtagcaattcgaattgttcttatacCCTACAGGGggtccaactttacccatatgacctgagtccatcctcttggctTCCGATATTTATTGCCATCAGGATGCGTTCATTACCTCTTTCGTCGATGCAACAAGATCCAAAAGACATCACAATGTGGAAACAAACAACTTAAATACAGCAAATAACCATTCGTTACACTTAGGGGTATAGTATAGCAATTTATACATGTTAGCATGAAGAGGccaaagaaactttagtgggttgcttagtgatgTTGAAACCCTTTACTAACCCACGCCTTACGtgttttaggctacttcattaaaccaaactCTGATACCATGCTATTAGAAACCGACCAAATAGTATTCCAGTTAATTATCATGataatcatttgcttaatcatgaccacaatgattaaccggaataccatctggtagtcccggcacgtgttttgtgcgtTAGATAGGAACACATGAccttccaacatataacatcgcAACAAAGCTTATGAAGGAGTGAGTAATTGAAATTATATATAAGCATTAGAGTATcatcatttacaataatttacaacaaaagattagagaaactacgtAGGAAAGATAACACCTACTAACACCAAAAGCTAAGTGAAGCCATATGCTCTTAGGCTCAACCCAAAAGCACACCACACGAGTAggttgcactactcattcctacCACCTACaacggcgggcgtgaagtagtcAAACACGAGATCCTTCTCATCTGTGAAACCTGAAAGAGTagtgtgagtatgaaggtactcgcaagacttaatccataataggtacatataaataacccaactctaaagattatgcatttaagtcattagGAAGAAGTAGGCCACagggttaagtaaattcatatgcgtaagcaacctaacatctatgtgtgagcttctatacttaactcaaggcACATCTACCCTGCAAcatcaacctgcacataaatgtaaaggAACTATCTCATGTAATCAGTAATCCTCAACAATCAAACCCGACATACCATGCCATATCCCCAAATTAGAAAAGTCTATGATtgatgtagatggacagaagcatactcatgatcgagagcacgataatttgaattgttcttacaccctacaggggggtccgactttacccacacgacttgggtccatcctcttggcccccgagataacctttctcatactcggaactacccacttgcacatgctctTATGGCACTGGGGTTACTGTGAGCGTGTCCTGGATACCTCCGGCTCCTTGCCAACTTGCTTCTCCTTAATTTTTCTTACACGTCATAGGGTCGCAAGGTAAGCGTCAGCTTCACGTATGATACTCAGCTCATTCATCCATTATTCGAATATGTGGTTGCACGGAAAGTTCTAAAGCCAATGACACCGATGgacagtgcttaaacgatgcatgTGGTCTACAACATCCGGGTTCCATtcctgacctacccctagcaccacccacatcttgccttattctcacatctcatagatcccacatcattatcattgtaattgtgaacaataagtaagccttaagctcgcgaacaatggttgaaccatcgctcgacttctactaagGATctatgcattgttaagcatttcAAACAagtcttaagttagacatcaacaatgttatcaaggctacaaggatatggataatgaacaactcaaggtagaggtaatgcaatcaacataggttctagcCATATAAGCTTGACAATGACTTGCTAAACATGCAAATATATCTAAGCAatgacttatcaatttagactccattcaattcaaccaaaagggtgcaatatgcttagatgcttgccgtGCTGCTTTTGCGGTTGTCTGATATTGCCcacacaacactcacaaaactcaggTTGCTCGACGTTGCCTTCACTCGTTTGGACCATCAACGCAACGTTCTCTAAACGAATCACGAATgcatgcataaacaaatgaacgatggaAAATGGGTAAATGATGCATAATTGGATAATAATAGAGCAtcgtgtttcaaaaacatttgcaaaagaccaccaaaaGATTatggtttcaaagtttgaaactccggacaaggtaacctaagtacatataGCCTTAAATGGCTAGTGGTTAGACCGAAGTTGAAGTGGCAGTCTGACTGCTGGCctgcagagagttttggcatcTGGTGGTTAGACCGATGGTTGTTAGTGGTCAAACCACCGTTTGTCGATTAGACCGaccctagtggcggtcagaccgctagaacCTATCAGCAGCACCCTTGAGGGATCACCGATGAGGACTCTGGCAAAACCTTTGGTGACGAAATgcaccaaagtactccacaagACTAGGGGAATATTTTACATGGTCGTTCGGATGGCACACGGTCCAAACATGTAAAACCCCTAAAATGAGATCTAGACTTAGCTTTCCTTGGGCTTTCTAGCAAAAATCAAAATGGTGATCTCCTAGTGCTAGGAAATGATGGAAAAATGTTAGGGGAATATTTACCTCGGCgtagaggaactttgtattggatcaAAATCCTCCAGGGAAGCTTTGATCTACTGATTGGACTTCCGGAGGGTGAATGAGCTTGCGGAGGAAGAAACGGCAAGGAAACCCATCTAATGGGGAGGAAAGGGGCAGGAAACTCAGGGAAGTCCTTCGAAGAACTCGTGAGAGTTCCCACCATCAATCTCCAGTCGTCAAACGCGTCTAGCAGATCTCacctctctctagggtttggggagggatagagtgagagagtgaaatgagagagggagggagagagagactgGTCGACTACTTAAGGGGCACCTCTGCTGCGCTCTGGTGGTCAGATCGCGAGGGGTGTCGGTCAGACTGCGGGATACCCACATGGAAAGCTCACGTGGCTGCTCCCTAGCGATCAGACTGCGGCGAGACCCGGTCAGACCACAAGaagggttcttttgctgaagTTTTCTAACTTTCCCCTGTCTTCattattctttcttttctccttctccaaagtatttagaGTCTTCCTAAAGAGCTCTAGGCCAACTCCAAATATTTTGAACACGTTTAAAAATCAAATTATCAAATGAACACGCATAAACATAATGTTATGAcgattatgaatgcttaattacataattaacgTTTAGGGACGTGACAAAACCTCCCtccttaaaaagaatcttgtcCCAAGATTCGACAAACTCTGGGAGAAAGTGACAGTAGGGGAACGGGAAAGATTTCTCCATAAATGGAAATGAACTTCGTCGAAATCTATCGATGGAATGGGAAGACAACATTGGACCTTCACAAGAGTTGGCCGTCAGACCGCAGCTAGGCTCGGTCAGACCGTGGCTCGGTTAGACTGTGAAAATGGTGATTGCGCCAAAATCTAAACAGAGAGTTTTAGGCTCTAAACAACTCTGGTGGTTAGACTGGTAGACCAACAATGGTCAGACCACCATGAGTATATTTTCCCGGTTCGAAAGGTTTCTAAGTGCAATCCTTTGGGAACAAACTTTTCATTCAATATGGTGATGATTATAGACATGTGAGATGCTCCaatatgcaaaattacaatAATATTTACACGTTCTAAAAAATTTTGGGATATCTGGAGCAGATTTTATCCTCATGCTCCCAAGTCGCCTCAtcttcggtgtggttgctccattgaacCTCGATCAATTTTATGGAATGCCGTTGGGTATTGCATTATGCTTCCTAAGATATGGATTGGCCGCTTGCAATATGAGAGATctggttgcaattcttgatttgcaacTTCATTGACTTTGGTTGGAACTCGAATGCATTTCTTTAGTTGCGAGACGTGGAACACATTGTGAATAGCAGAGAGGGATAGAGGTaggtccaattgataggccacctctccatgtCGAGCAATGATTTGGATGGTCCCTACATAACGAGGTGCTAACTTTCCTTGGACTTGAAAGTGTCGAACTCCTTTGAGAGGCGATACCTAGAGATATACAAAGTCCCTAATATCAAACACAAGTTCGTGTCGGCGGCggtctgcatagctcttctgtcgggaCTGAGCCATGAGGAGACACTTGCGAATAGCCAAAACAtgctcttctacctctttgaTGAAATCCGGGCCTAGAAAAGTCCTTTTGCCGGATTTAGGCCAATTCAATGGTGTTCAAcatcttcggccatagagagcCTCAAACAGCAACGTTTCAATACTTGACTGGTAGCTATTGTTGTTTGAGAACTCCACAAACTGTAAGAaaatctcccacttcttcccatatgtgagaacacaagcctgcaacatatcttctaagatttgatttaacctctcggtttgaccatcggtttgagggtggtaagcggtgctatggaagagctcggttcctaCGGCTTTATGAAGGCTCCTGCAGAAATAAGACATGAACTGAGTGCCTCATtcggagatgatcttcttcagaatcccatgaaggcaaaTAATCTGAGTGAGATACAACTTGGCATAATCCTTAACACTGTATTGAGTCTTCACCGGGAGGAAATGTGCTGACTTTGTGAGTCAGTTCACGATGACCAAAATCAAATCATAACCTTGAGAGGTCTTCAGCAacccagtaatgaaatccataccgatctcctcccacttccaggagggaataggcaaCGACTGAAGTGTATTGGCCGGCTTGAGGTGCTCAGCCTTTACTCTTCAGTAGACATCACTTTCAATAATGTATCAAGCAATTTCTCttttcatgcgagtccaccaaaatctaggcttaaggtcttggtacatcttggtagtTTTCGGATGAATAGACAAcaaagagtcatgagcttcatccaaaatATTCTTCCTCAATGCCTCAACCTTCGAAACAACTAGTCTCTTCTCAAGCCATAGGACACCCTGATCATCCTCAGAAAAATAGGCAACCTTTTCTTCCTTCATTTTCTCtcggattcggg from Phragmites australis chromosome 14, lpPhrAust1.1, whole genome shotgun sequence includes these protein-coding regions:
- the LOC133889971 gene encoding amine oxidase [copper-containing] alpha 2, peroxisomal-like, with amino-acid sequence MPLLALLPLVLVTLSATSDEVAASPHAHPHPLDPLSAAELTAVRAAVLASPFVPSRPLTFHYVGLDEPDKPDVLSYAYATASSHSPILPRFALVIARAGGQSHELRVDVTHVSTPSVLSHSIHGGAGFPMFTVEEQIAAGALAPMYPPFVESVRRRGLNISEVGCGVFSKGWFGSSEKRWGGARVAKMQCFVAGETANFYARPLEGVTLVVDLERMTIVGYTDRIAPPVPKEEGTDYRAEKIAPLFTGPAAAPGVVVQPEGRGFHMDGHVVRWANWEFHVGFDMRAGTVISLASVHDADAGQRRRVLYRGFVSEVFVPYMDPEEEWYFHTFMDAGEFGLGTSAFPLQPGSDCPANAAYMDGYYVNQDGKPVKALNVICVFERYAGDVAWRHTQAGLPGELITEVRQDVTLVVRMVATVGNYDYTFDWEFKTVGTIKLVVSLSGILEMKATSYMHADQITEDAHGTLVAENTVGVYHDHFVTYHLDLDVDGTKNSFVKNTVTPMRNTGDPSTGGADTPRRSYWTVRREVAETEADGQVGINGAPVDLLFVNPSKRTKIGNEAGYRLVPSGATAASLLADDDYPQRRASYTKKQVWVTPYNKSEKWAPGLYADQSTGDDNLAAWSKKNRGIKDKDIVLWYTLGLHHVPCQEDFPVMPTLSGAFEMRPFNFFERNPLIRTRPSRQGHSPNCSCGAR